A region of the Geomonas subterranea genome:
ACCCAAACCTGTTACAAATTTTTGGTCAGACCGGCCGGCCATCGCCTCAAACTCCCACGGCTCTGACCACATACGCATAGCAGCACGGAATTCCTCGTTACGATGAGGCGTTTGCACAAACACAGGCTACTGCCCGGAAACGTCGAAAGACGCCAATGGGTAGACCAGGTATTGCCGGATTAAGGCTTTACTTAAGGTAGCTGGTCCCCGCGACCTACGTTGTGCACTGCCGAAAACCTACGAGTGGGGAATCACAGGCAGACGTCCAGGCCCGGGTTCCCCCGTGGCCTTTTTTCGTTTCAGCACGTCGGATAAGAAAGGTGGTGGTTCTACAAATTGGACAGTCATAGTAGCGAATATCCGTTACCCATCCCGTTCTTGCGGCGCTAGCCCCCTCTCAAAGCCTTCCTCCTTCCCTGCCTGCTTTGACCCGCTTCCGCCTGAGAACGGGACTTGAAGAAGCAGCGGGGAGTTGTAGTACACTCCCTCGTAGTGCAATCACCGACCGGTTTACGCGATCGGCGGCAGCTTGTCTGCCGTGCCGCGCCCGGGCCGGGGTGCGAACCGAGAGTTCTTTCTCTCGCCTGTTCTCCCCTGTCCAGTCGCCCCCCGCGTGACCGGTTTGCCGGCGCCCCCCGGGCCGCCGGAGTAAGGCCGTGGTCCGCCCCGCCAGGCGGCCCTCAGCAGCACGGACGTGATAGGAGAAGGAAGGATGTTCATCGTTTCCAATATAACCACCGGGCGTTCCGGGAAGCACCAGCCTCCCGCCCAGCGCGCCGCAGCGCAGAAAACCGCGTCCCAGGGCGCCAGCGAGCGCCGGCTGATCGAGCTCTGCGCGATGTCGGTGCGCGACTCGCTGAAGGAGCTGGACACCAAGGCGAAGGAAGGGCTCACCACCGAGGAGGCCGAAAAACGCCTCGACGAGTACGGCGCCAACGAGCTCGCCCACGCCAAGCGCCTTGGCGTGCTGGCCGACCTCCTCGAGCGCTGCAAGAGCCCGCTCGTCATCCAGCTCCTCGTCATCGCCATCATCTCCGGCGTCGTCGGGGAGACCAAGTCGGCCGTCATCGTCGGGGCAATGATCGTCCTGAGCGTCGGGCTCTCCTTCATCCTGGACCGCCGCTCCGGGCAGGCCGTCGAGGCGCTGGGCAAGAGGGTGCAGTCCCGCACCCTGGTGCTGCGTGACGGCGAGGAGACCGAGATCCGGATCTCGGACGTGGTCCCCGGGGACGTGGTGCTCCTCATGGCGGGCTCCATCATCCCCGCGGACGTGAGGCTCCTTGCCGCGAAGGACTTCTTCGTCAGCCAGTCGGCGCTCACCGGCGAATCGATGCCGGTGGAGAAGAGCGCGCAGGCCGACAAGGAAGAGGTGGCCGGCCTTTCCGCGTGGGAGCTTCCCAACGCCTGCTACCTGGGATCCAGCGTCAACAGCGGCTCTGCCCGCGCCGTCGTGGTCAACACCGGCGTGCGGACCCTGTTCGGCTCCATCTCCGCCTCCCTTGCCGAAAAGGGGGAGGACACCAGCTTCGACAAGGGGACCCGCTCGTTCACCTGGCTCATGATCCGGTTCATGCTGGTGATGACTTCCGCCGTCTTCCTGATCGTCGGCATGACCAAGGGGAACTGGGTCGACGCCCTCCTCTTCGGCCTCTCCATCGCCGTCGGCCTCACCCCCGAGATGCTCCCGATGATCGTGACGGTGAACCTCGCCAAGGGGGCGCTCACCATGGCCGCCAAGAAGGTGATCATCAAGCGCCTCCCCTCCATCCAGAACTTCGGCGCCATCGACATCCTGTGCACCGACAAGACCGGCACCCTCACCCAGGACAAGGTCGTCCTCGAGAAGTACGTCGACCTCACCGGCCGCACCAGCGAGGACGTCCTCACCTACGCCTACCTGAACAGCCACTACCAGACCGGCTTGAGGAACCTCATCGACCGCGCCATCCTCGACCACACCGACATGAACGTCCAGCTCTGCCGCCTGGTGGACGAGCTCCCCTTCGACTTCCAGCGCCGCCGCATGTCCGTGGTGGTCGACTTCGAGGGTGATCACGTGCTGATCTGCAAGGGTGCCGTGGAGGAGATCTACGAGTGCTGCAGCCACTACCAGATCGGCGAGGAGGTCTACCCCCTCTTCGCCATGATCCGGGACAACCTGTTCGAGGAGGTGGAGCGCCACAACCGTGACGGCTTCCGGGTCCTCGCCATCGCCTACCGCGAGTTCCCGCGCGAGAAGACCCAGTTCGAGGTGAAGGACGAGTCGCAGATGATCCTTTTGGGCTTCATCGCCTTCTTCGACCCGCCAAAGGCACAGGCGAGCGAGGCGCTGGGGCTCCTGCAGGAGGCCGGGGTGAGGGTCAAGGTGCTGACCGGCGACAACGGGCTGGTCACCCAGCGGGTCTGCACCAACGTGGGTCTCAAGGCGGACCGGATGCTTACCGGAGCCGACCTCTCCCGCATCGGCGAGGAGGACTTCGCCAAGGTGGTCCAGGAAGTGGACGTGTTCGTCAAGCTCTCGCCCGCCCAGAAGGA
Encoded here:
- the mgtA gene encoding magnesium-translocating P-type ATPase, coding for MFIVSNITTGRSGKHQPPAQRAAAQKTASQGASERRLIELCAMSVRDSLKELDTKAKEGLTTEEAEKRLDEYGANELAHAKRLGVLADLLERCKSPLVIQLLVIAIISGVVGETKSAVIVGAMIVLSVGLSFILDRRSGQAVEALGKRVQSRTLVLRDGEETEIRISDVVPGDVVLLMAGSIIPADVRLLAAKDFFVSQSALTGESMPVEKSAQADKEEVAGLSAWELPNACYLGSSVNSGSARAVVVNTGVRTLFGSISASLAEKGEDTSFDKGTRSFTWLMIRFMLVMTSAVFLIVGMTKGNWVDALLFGLSIAVGLTPEMLPMIVTVNLAKGALTMAAKKVIIKRLPSIQNFGAIDILCTDKTGTLTQDKVVLEKYVDLTGRTSEDVLTYAYLNSHYQTGLRNLIDRAILDHTDMNVQLCRLVDELPFDFQRRRMSVVVDFEGDHVLICKGAVEEIYECCSHYQIGEEVYPLFAMIRDNLFEEVERHNRDGFRVLAIAYREFPREKTQFEVKDESQMILLGFIAFFDPPKAQASEALGLLQEAGVRVKVLTGDNGLVTQRVCTNVGLKADRMLTGADLSRIGEEDFAKVVQEVDVFVKLSPAQKEQIVRSLRASGHVVGFLGDGINDAPALKAADVGISVDSGVDVAKETADIVLLEKSLLVLEEGIMEGRRVFANIVKYIRMGASSNFGNMFSVMGASYLLPFLPMQPVQILTNNLLYDFSQTGIPTDRVDPELVARPLKWNIGNIKRFMFCVGPISSLFDYATFALMWYVFGCAAYNAPGVTALQQEGLAKLFQTGWFVESLLTQTLIVHIIRTRRIPFFGSCASLPMTLTTLLIMGIGAWLPYSPFAAALNLVPLPPVYWVWIIGFLLTYSILTHFVKTWFFNRFGGD